In Pedobacter heparinus DSM 2366, the following are encoded in one genomic region:
- a CDS encoding aminotransferase class IV yields the protein MNNNFVFINDAFFQAEHSAILIKDLSVQRGYGIFDFFKTVNSKPVFLDDHLDRFYYSAAQMHLQVGLSRSQLKEILAELMKRNNLPDSGIRITLTGGYSEDGYNLAEKPNLIITQNSFTSNQQAINKEIKLVTYNYQRQLSHIKTLDYLTAIWLQPYIKEHAAEDVLYHNNGALRECPRANFFLVTAANEVLTAGESILKGITRKNILNLVQTDILVAERAITLDDLATAKEAFITSTTKNIMPVTSIDGKNIGNGTIGPVTSKLQELLRQKASTATGI from the coding sequence ATGAACAACAATTTCGTTTTTATCAATGATGCCTTTTTTCAGGCCGAGCATTCTGCCATCCTTATAAAAGATCTTTCCGTACAGCGGGGCTATGGCATTTTTGATTTTTTCAAAACGGTTAACAGCAAGCCGGTATTCCTTGATGATCATTTAGACCGCTTTTATTATTCTGCAGCACAGATGCACCTGCAGGTTGGCCTGTCACGCAGCCAGCTAAAAGAAATCCTGGCCGAACTGATGAAACGAAACAACCTTCCCGATTCAGGCATCAGGATTACCCTTACAGGTGGCTATTCAGAGGATGGTTATAACCTGGCCGAAAAGCCCAACCTCATCATCACCCAAAACAGCTTTACCAGTAACCAGCAGGCCATCAATAAAGAGATTAAACTGGTTACCTACAATTATCAGCGTCAGCTTTCGCACATCAAAACCCTCGATTACTTAACCGCCATCTGGCTGCAGCCTTATATAAAAGAACATGCTGCCGAAGATGTGCTTTACCATAACAACGGTGCTCTGCGCGAATGCCCGCGCGCTAATTTTTTCCTGGTTACAGCAGCGAATGAAGTACTTACCGCCGGCGAAAGTATTTTAAAGGGCATTACCCGTAAAAACATCCTTAACCTGGTACAAACTGACATACTGGTTGCAGAAAGGGCAATTACACTGGACGACCTGGCCACAGCAAAAGAAGCTTTTATTACCAGCACCACCAAAAACATCATGCCGGTTACAAGCATAGATGGGAAAAACATTGGCAACGGAACCATTGGCCCTGTTACCTCAAAACT
- a CDS encoding P1 family peptidase — translation MLRKTLFLLCLLSPLIGAAQKKMRARDYGINIGVLPVGLFNAITDVPGVKVGHTTLIKGNHIRTGVTAILPHSGNLFQQKVPAAIFAGNGFGKLAGSTQVMELGNLESPVVLTNTLNVATAMDAVVGYTLQQKGNEKVQSVNALVGETNDGYLNDIRGRHVSRQDVLQAIQTATGGNVTEGNVGAGTGTVCFGFKGGIGTSSRKLPKSMGGYTIGVIVQTNFGGVLQIAGAPVGKELGTFTFSNQLLNNVDGSCMIVVATDAPVDSRNLERLAKRAFMGLAKTGGIASNGSGDYVIAFSTAEQLRIAHSPASPTQGTELLTNDYTSALFMGAIEATEEAIINSLFAAENMKGNGKEVAALPADKVIPILKHYNTVK, via the coding sequence ATGTTAAGAAAGACCTTGTTCCTCTTGTGTTTATTGTCTCCCCTGATTGGCGCTGCTCAAAAAAAAATGAGGGCCAGAGACTATGGCATCAACATTGGTGTGTTACCTGTTGGCCTGTTCAATGCCATTACCGATGTTCCCGGGGTTAAAGTTGGCCATACCACCCTTATTAAGGGCAATCATATCCGAACAGGCGTTACCGCCATATTGCCGCACTCGGGCAACCTTTTTCAGCAAAAAGTACCGGCTGCCATATTTGCCGGAAACGGATTTGGCAAGCTTGCCGGAAGCACACAGGTCATGGAGCTGGGGAACCTGGAAAGCCCCGTTGTGCTCACCAATACCTTAAATGTGGCAACCGCTATGGATGCTGTAGTTGGCTATACCCTGCAGCAAAAAGGAAATGAGAAAGTGCAATCTGTAAATGCGCTTGTGGGTGAAACCAACGATGGCTATTTAAACGACATCAGGGGAAGGCATGTTAGCCGGCAGGATGTGCTCCAGGCTATCCAGACTGCTACAGGCGGAAATGTGACCGAAGGGAATGTTGGCGCCGGCACTGGCACTGTCTGTTTCGGTTTTAAAGGCGGTATCGGCACTTCATCCAGAAAATTACCCAAAAGCATGGGTGGCTATACCATTGGTGTAATTGTACAAACCAATTTTGGCGGTGTATTGCAGATTGCAGGTGCCCCTGTTGGTAAAGAGCTGGGTACTTTTACTTTCAGCAACCAGCTGCTGAACAACGTAGACGGATCCTGCATGATTGTAGTAGCTACGGATGCGCCCGTAGACAGCCGGAACCTGGAGCGTCTGGCGAAACGGGCATTTATGGGACTGGCCAAAACAGGGGGCATTGCCTCAAACGGCAGTGGCGATTATGTTATTGCATTCTCTACGGCCGAACAGCTGAGAATTGCCCACAGCCCTGCCAGCCCAACACAGGGCACCGAACTGTTGACAAACGATTACACCTCGGCTTTGTTTATGGGGGCTATAGAAGCGACAGAAGAAGCCATCATCAATTCCCTTTTTGCAGCAGAAAACATGAAAGGCAACGGCAAGGAAGTCGCCGCCCTTCCGGCCGATAAAGTTATCCCGATCTTAAAACATTACAACACCGTAAAATAA
- a CDS encoding MBL fold metallo-hydrolase produces MKKTMYVILLIVVLLGLTTILVLRLPVFGSVPAGKRLERIKSLANYKEGALQNLSPTPMKPDGVSYWDMIRGMIKGNENSSPKKPLPHKVPDFSGSGQTKLIWFGHSSYFLQIDGVKILVDPVFSKKPSPFSFLGSSAYKGTDFIKAEDFPETDIILITHDHYDHLDYQSILKLKDKTSLFITSLGAGAHLERWGVPAAKIRELVWGEETLARGLKFRAAPARHFTGRTFTRNQTLWSAFVLEGTKHKLYLGGDSGYDTHFKEAGEKYGPFDLAILECGQYNTYWPLIHMFPEQTVQAAKDLNAKVLMPVHWAKFSLAMHAWNEPAIRVVKKAKAENFKLTTPLLGESVILDESYPSKEWWLD; encoded by the coding sequence ATGAAAAAAACTATGTATGTTATTTTGCTGATCGTTGTGCTGCTTGGGTTGACCACCATTTTGGTACTTCGCCTGCCCGTATTTGGGAGTGTGCCTGCCGGAAAGCGTTTGGAGCGGATAAAAAGCCTGGCCAATTATAAAGAGGGAGCCCTGCAAAACCTTTCGCCCACACCCATGAAACCGGATGGTGTAAGTTACTGGGACATGATCAGGGGAATGATCAAAGGTAATGAAAACAGTTCACCTAAAAAGCCTTTACCGCATAAGGTGCCGGATTTTAGTGGATCTGGGCAGACTAAACTCATCTGGTTTGGCCATTCTTCCTACTTTTTACAGATAGATGGGGTAAAAATACTGGTAGATCCGGTATTTAGTAAAAAACCTTCTCCATTTTCTTTTTTGGGCAGCAGCGCCTACAAGGGAACGGATTTTATCAAAGCAGAAGATTTTCCTGAAACGGATATTATTTTAATTACCCACGACCATTATGATCACCTGGATTATCAGAGTATCTTGAAACTGAAGGATAAGACCAGCTTGTTCATTACTTCTTTAGGTGCAGGTGCGCACCTGGAGCGATGGGGGGTACCTGCAGCTAAAATAAGGGAACTGGTATGGGGCGAAGAAACGCTGGCCAGAGGCTTAAAGTTTAGGGCAGCCCCAGCCCGCCATTTTACAGGCAGAACATTTACCAGAAACCAGACTTTGTGGTCGGCCTTTGTGCTGGAAGGTACAAAACACAAACTGTACCTGGGAGGAGATTCGGGGTATGATACCCACTTTAAGGAGGCCGGAGAAAAGTATGGGCCTTTTGATCTGGCCATACTGGAATGCGGACAGTACAATACTTACTGGCCATTGATACACATGTTTCCGGAACAAACGGTACAGGCTGCCAAAGATTTAAATGCAAAAGTGCTGATGCCGGTGCACTGGGCTAAGTTTAGCCTGGCCATGCATGCCTGGAATGAACCGGCCATCCGAGTGGTAAAAAAAGCAAAGGCAGAAAATTTTAAGCTCACTACACCTTTATTGGGAGAATCTGTTATTTTAGATGAAAGTTATCCTTCAAAAGAATGGTGGCTGGATTAG
- the miaA gene encoding tRNA (adenosine(37)-N6)-dimethylallyltransferase MiaA translates to MEASKLLIVLGATASGKTKLAVELADVLEAEIISADSRQIFTGMDLGTGKDLKEYNIQGKQIPYHLIDIKKPGEKYNVNEFKEDFYKVFEQLNSEGKKAILCGGTGMYIHSLLQKHDYTAVPVDQELRQQLLSLDKEELRKRLLAYPDVFTGHADHSSAKRLIRAIEIASYLSRYPLNIPERAVIKPLVIGLFSDVEKRRERIFKRLELRLETGMIEEVEQLLEAGVSKEMLVFYGLEYKFMVSYLDKEITYTELKEKLGTAICQFAKRQMTFFRKMEKDGVNIHWLNTEGNTDQLVSKIISLYKIS, encoded by the coding sequence ATGGAAGCCTCTAAATTATTGATCGTGCTGGGCGCAACTGCATCGGGTAAAACAAAACTCGCCGTTGAGCTGGCCGATGTACTGGAGGCGGAAATCATCAGTGCCGACAGCCGACAGATATTTACCGGAATGGACCTTGGTACGGGTAAAGATCTGAAGGAGTACAATATCCAGGGAAAACAAATCCCTTATCACCTGATTGACATTAAAAAGCCCGGAGAAAAATACAATGTAAATGAATTTAAAGAAGATTTTTATAAAGTATTTGAGCAATTGAACAGTGAGGGCAAAAAGGCCATACTGTGCGGTGGCACTGGTATGTACATACACAGTTTACTGCAAAAACACGATTATACAGCAGTGCCGGTAGATCAGGAACTTAGGCAACAATTATTATCGCTGGATAAGGAGGAACTTAGGAAAAGATTGCTGGCCTATCCTGATGTATTTACAGGACATGCCGATCACTCTTCTGCAAAAAGGCTGATCAGGGCTATAGAAATTGCTTCCTATTTAAGCCGGTACCCACTGAATATACCCGAAAGAGCGGTCATTAAGCCTCTGGTTATCGGTCTTTTTTCGGATGTGGAGAAAAGAAGGGAAAGGATTTTTAAAAGACTGGAGCTACGGCTGGAAACAGGGATGATTGAAGAAGTTGAACAGCTTCTTGAAGCAGGGGTAAGTAAGGAAATGCTTGTTTTTTATGGTCTGGAGTATAAATTTATGGTGTCATATCTGGATAAGGAAATCACTTATACGGAACTTAAAGAGAAACTGGGGACCGCCATTTGCCAGTTTGCGAAAAGACAGATGACCTTTTTCAGGAAAATGGAAAAGGATGGGGTTAACATCCATTGGCTGAACACAGAGGGTAATACAGATCAGCTGGTTAGTAAAATAATCTCTTTGTATAAAATTTCTTAA
- a CDS encoding outer membrane beta-barrel protein, with translation MMKKVTKFLASAVAAVALLVSTNVHAQSGDSKAWRLGVGLNVGVPTTTGYSLAIGGDLRLQKDFSSNVSGLLSAGYTSFSLKDSYGGGSFGMVPVKAGVKIFLAESLYASGELGAGFGTESGSKTAFLWAPGIGYGFDNGIDLGLRYEGAEFSGASLGQVALRIAYGFKL, from the coding sequence ATGATGAAAAAAGTTACAAAATTTTTAGCTTCTGCAGTAGCTGCAGTAGCTTTATTGGTTAGTACAAATGTACATGCTCAGTCTGGAGATTCTAAAGCATGGCGCTTGGGCGTTGGGCTTAATGTAGGTGTGCCTACAACTACCGGATATAGTCTGGCAATAGGTGGAGATTTACGTTTACAAAAAGATTTTAGTTCCAATGTTTCAGGATTATTGTCTGCAGGTTATACCAGCTTCTCATTAAAGGATAGCTATGGTGGTGGAAGTTTCGGAATGGTACCTGTTAAAGCTGGTGTTAAAATTTTCTTAGCCGAGAGCCTGTATGCATCCGGTGAACTAGGTGCAGGGTTTGGTACAGAATCAGGTTCAAAAACAGCCTTTTTGTGGGCTCCTGGAATTGGTTATGGCTTTGACAATGGTATAGATCTTGGTCTGCGTTATGAAGGTGCTGAATTTAGCGGTGCATCATTAGGCCAGGTTGCACTTAGAATTGCTTACGGATTTAAGCTGTAA
- a CDS encoding DUF3347 domain-containing protein: MRKYLAVMLITGIVSCTNTEKKVAGNSDTTSGVVDTIANHIELKDNKVQAIYNGYIALKDALVAAKFEDAQKTAAVLKTDLAAYKGCESTALTAEKIAVAKDIKNQRALFTSLSEDVIALFKHADLIKGSIFVQHCPMANNGVGGDWLASEKKIQNPYYGDEMMDCGRVVEEIRTGK; this comes from the coding sequence ATGAGGAAATATCTGGCAGTAATGCTCATCACAGGGATAGTTTCCTGCACCAATACAGAAAAGAAAGTAGCAGGGAATTCGGATACTACATCGGGCGTTGTTGATACCATCGCTAATCATATTGAACTGAAGGACAATAAAGTCCAGGCTATTTACAATGGTTATATCGCTTTGAAAGATGCACTGGTTGCTGCAAAATTTGAGGACGCACAAAAGACTGCCGCAGTGCTTAAAACCGATCTGGCCGCTTATAAAGGTTGTGAAAGCACAGCTTTAACTGCCGAAAAAATTGCTGTTGCAAAGGATATTAAAAACCAGAGGGCCTTGTTTACATCCCTGAGTGAAGATGTAATCGCCTTATTTAAACATGCAGACCTGATTAAAGGGAGCATTTTTGTACAGCATTGCCCAATGGCCAATAATGGCGTTGGGGGCGACTGGCTTGCTTCGGAAAAGAAAATACAGAACCCTTATTATGGAGATGAAATGATGGATTGCGGAAGGGTTGTGGAAGAGATCAGAACTGGTAAGTAA